The DNA region CCGCTCAGCGCCACCGAGATTAACAAGGTTCTGGACCTGCCCAAGGCCACCGCGCACCGGCTTTGCGCCGAACTCGATGCGCGGGGCTACCTGCTAAAAAGAATCAACGGCAAAAGCTACCAGCCAGGCAACCGCCTGTATGACGTTGCAGTCGGGGTACTTGCCAACGCGCGCTTTAGCGCTACCCGCCACGCAATCCTGACTGCACTGTCGGAGCAGGTCGGCGAAACCTGCAATATCGCCTACCCGGACGGGCTCTCGATGGCCTATTCCGACCGGGTTGAAACCAAGGCACCCCTGCGCCTGCAGTTCTCGATCGGAATGCGGGTGCCGCTTTACTGTACCGCCAGCGGCAAGCTTTACCTGAGTACCCTGCCAAAAGCCCGCCGCAAGGCGGTTATCCACAAGCTCAAGCTGGTTCCTCACTCCAAGAACACGATTACCGATTCCGATGTATTGCTCGCAGAACTCGACAAGATCGAACAAAAACAGGTTTCGATCGATAACCAGGAACTATACGATGACGTCATCGCGATCGCGGTGCCGATTAAAGACCGGCAGGGCCGCTTTTACAGTTCCCTCGCGATCCAGGCCCCGACCACTCGCCTCTCGGTTGACGACAGCGAACGCTACCTGCCATTGCTGCGCGAGGCCGCTCACGATTTATCAATGCTGGCCGAAGACGAGTAACCCGAAAAATTCCCATGAGGCCCGGCGTCAGGGCTAGCGCCATCGATTGTGCCAACACATAGGGTGCGTCGCATGTATAAACCAGCTTTTCTGGATCAA from Gammaproteobacteria bacterium includes:
- a CDS encoding IclR family transcriptional regulator; protein product: MKRERGSTIQRVLDILETVAMSPTPLSATEINKVLDLPKATAHRLCAELDARGYLLKRINGKSYQPGNRLYDVAVGVLANARFSATRHAILTALSEQVGETCNIAYPDGLSMAYSDRVETKAPLRLQFSIGMRVPLYCTASGKLYLSTLPKARRKAVIHKLKLVPHSKNTITDSDVLLAELDKIEQKQVSIDNQELYDDVIAIAVPIKDRQGRFYSSLAIQAPTTRLSVDDSERYLPLLREAAHDLSMLAEDE